One Drosophila subpulchrella strain 33 F10 #4 breed RU33 chromosome 2R, RU_Dsub_v1.1 Primary Assembly, whole genome shotgun sequence genomic window, aactatactaaatcaaaattgtattaaaaatgaaatttaattgaaggaaacaatatgatcaaaatacacaattgctcaattgcaattaacgatttattcataagcaattataattctgactacacacaaagcatatacacaagaaataatgtcaccaaattggacccaatatcatacatacaagcaaaataaatattttttgaacaaaataaagaaaaccagatttacaaaataattgtaattgtaacactgggtctcttaatattaagtatatCACTGTACCTACTTTATAACATTGCAATTGTTGTAATGCAAACATTGTATTGTTATTGCAATAGTAAATAGTTGATTAACCATACACAATAGTTATCCTAAATCTTCCACACAAAAATATGCAACAATAGCTTTACTAATTTTCTCCTATGTGCTGTTTATAATTCCCAACTCCTACAGCTAGACTTCAAAGCCATACTCTGAAAAGTTGGGACTTTCCATAAAACATGTATTCTGTAAATTCTTCAACATATTTCCACGCTAGCTTGAAGTCACCGTTAAGAATtgccatttttaaaatacattgtttttattttgcttataAATAACCAGGCTACATTGACGTATCTGtgaatataattaataactttgataattttaaagatagaTTATCTATAAAAACAATTCACTAACTCTAttttatcaaacaaaaacacctcttaacgaggtaaaaagtagtggcgaacgcgccttcaacaaaaatttctgatatcaacaattgtgacgaaaaatgatattacattcgataaaataaataaactatattaaatttatgatctCGGCCTgcaaagtaaatatttatttacctacacgtatattttctgttgtagcgtgccgaatacataaatttaatatagttgatttattttatcgcatgtaatatcatttttcgtcacaattgttgatatcagaaatttttgttaaaggcgcgttcgccactactttttacctcgtgaagaggtgtttttgtttgattttcaTATAGGTGGCATTGACTTGGTTCTATTTCTCAAATTCGTTTTTCACCTTTCCGAACTACTttgaaagctttaaaaatttaacatcTTTTCTAGTTTCTAAAACCAAAATTTACATCGTACAAGACcgaattgaatttaatttttgaaaatattgacagTAAGGTATTTAAATCCTCGAGTTGCGCAATAAGTCGCaagtaattttatttatttttgaaaaaaaccgTTTCATAAATGGACCTTCTTTAAACACTTATATATCCAAATAAGGAAGGACAAAGAAGGCAATACTCAATTacatatgtttatttattatttaaaaactgcCATCAGTTACATTGCCATCACTCTCTTCCGACAAGCAGATGAAGATGCCAGGGCATGGTTGATATTAAAGCGTTCATTCAACATGATTCTGAAACGGCTTTCCCTGTTTTTTTTAGGCTAACATAATTTTTGTGAAGCCGCGATATGGATTTAATATTATGATGGTGAGGCCGGACTGGAATACACCTTTGACTCCAAATGGTAACTAGCATTTGTGTTACATCTTTGCCGTTCTGTAACAAAGTTTTTCCGGAAATTCTAGTCCTATAGAGGACACTATACGGATCTCTTAGATGGTAAACCCTTTGTGTCAAATTCGGATCTTAGATGTCCAACCAACAACATTTCAAAATTGTCCATTTCTTACTAATATTGACTGAGCTTAGAGTGTTGACAAAGTTGGGGTGGGAAATCgaatttttcgaaaaatgttCTGACTGGAACACatgtcgtatgagtaattttaaAGCAAACTTTGAGGACGATTCGCAAGGTCTAAGTCtcaacaaaaatttttttaatttttgattacattttttactGACCTAAATCTACCATGTAAAATGGTGAGAactagttttcattttttggacCACCCTAATGTTCATATTTATCTTTCAAGCCCTAAATTCCCCGCCGCCACTGCTCTTGTTATACcccttactcgtagagtaaaagggtttactagattcgtcggaaagtatgtaacagacagaaggaagagtttccgaccccataaagtatatatattcttaatcaggatcactagccgagttaatctagctatgtccgtctgtccgtatgaacgctgagatctcggaaactataagagctgctatactgggattaggcatgcagattcctgagactCCTGCGCAGCggaagtttgtttcagcagagtgccacgcccactctaacgctcacaagccgcccaaaactgtggctcctacatttttgatgctagaatacaaattttaactgaaatgtattgttctaatcaatacctatcgattgacccaaaaaaagtttgccacgcccactttaaatcccacaaaccgcccacaaacttcaaaaaatcgtatatatgaacgtggatatctcggaaactatcaatgatagagaatcgggatctcagacttaggttccgtagccttgtgcgtagcgcaagtttgttacgcaaatatgccacgcccactctaacgcccacaagccgcccaagcctgtggcgcccacaattttgatgctagataaaaaatgttaactgaaatgtattggtctcgtcaatacctatcgattgatccaaaaatttgccacgcccactctaacgcccataacgcttaagtctgtctaccgccggtaggtggcgcatttcaatctcgctttgctgcttgcatatctccattttcctttggtccctttagctgagttacgggtatctgatagtcaaggtagtcgactatagcgttcttccttgttttaattcaGATCGCTGGGACTTTCcggtaaatatttttttttatgcggCGCCTTAAAAATGTGGAACACTACGAGAAATTGCTGTGCACTcgttacattttttatttattctttgATTGCTACAAACTAAAAGACCCTTGGCCTTATCATCATTTCAGTGGCGATCAGCGAAACCCGGTAATTGTAGCCGTGAGCGGTACCCCAATGAATTCCATTCCCTTCAGGAGCAATGCCACTCTTACTGTAAACTCCATTTAGCGaactgaaataaaattagtttgtataaatatttttcaaatgaGATTACGTTTAGTTAGGTTACCTATATCCACATTCGGCGAACCACCAGCCACCACCGTGCGTTAGGGCGCAATTTGTAGAAACGCGGTCGTTATCCCGGTCGAAAGTGGAGAACTTCTTTTTCGTGCTCCAATAAAGAGAGTCCCCGGCTGTACCTTCAAACGAGCCCAAACTTACTAGCTCATACAATGATGCCTCATCGCCGATTTTGAAATCAGCGTAATGGGCATAGGTTGTAGTTCCATTTGCGAAGACAAGTGTAATTTTGAGTTCAAAAGGTCGTTGTTCTGTCATCAGGTGTAGTTTTTCCAGTCCGATGAAGAACTCTGTGCGTATATCTCCAAATCCGTTCTTATAACTCTCCCAGTCGCGTGTGAAGTTTACAGATCCATCGATACGCCTTTGGATCGTCATCCAACCTTGCTTATTGCAGGCAGCCTCGAAGTTCCTCAGTCCGGGAATTTTCACTTTGTAAATGCCACTTTGGCTGTCAGTGGGGCATCGGTCGGTTCTATTTAAGGTCAGAAGTTGATCGGTAAGTTCGGATTGCTCTTCAGAAATCGTTCTGATTTGGTTTTCCAAGTTCTTGATTATTTTATCCTTCTTCTCGAGCTCCTCATCCTTATCGCTTATGATTTTATCGTTTTCCTTAAGGCTCTCCAAAATATCCGCAATTTCTTCATTGTTCGTACTTAGCAGATGGCAAAGGCTTTCGATCACCGATACGAGGTCCTCAGGGGTTTCTTTTTTAGTAATTCCTGGCACTGGATCTCCACTGCAAAAAGTCAGCTCGATTAAGAGCAAAAACGAGAGGGAAATCACGAAGAAGATCGACTTCATTATGCTGACCATTGGAGAATCAGAACAAAACTGAATGATACGAAGAGCTTTGGTACTGCTTATATAGGCCGACTTATCTTAAGATCAGAGTGATAATAGGCTAAAATTCCAAataatctatatatatatgtatataaactaAATTAACGAGCTTGGCTGTTTCCATTCCTAGgaaaaactattaaaagtcTCATGTTGCTCACCAatgaatttatatattatacatGATATTTTTTCATGTGCATGGTAAATGTTTGAGCGATGTGGTAAAGAAAAAAGCAATTGAATGCTACATTACTGTTACCTGTCAATTTATTGATgactattttattttaaaaagtgcAGTTTTATCAACACGCAAGCTTCAGAACGTTACAAATCACACGGAGGACAATATTTCCGACACTTTGCGTGCCATATTTGACGAATGGAAAATAAGTGAACACATTCTGAATATAACAACAGATAATGAAGCTACTATGCTTAGTGGATTTCAAATTGCCTTTAACGCAGATCAAGCTGCGATAGCCCTGAAAAATGAAGTTTGTGGTATTCTGTCCAGATCTGCCAAGGCCCACCCAACGCCACCCGAACCCAACGCAAATAAAATGAGAtattaattttcattttttcagATCAAATAAGGCTGACGCAATCCTTCTTATGAGACAGTATTTTGAGAGTCGAATCATTCAAGATGAAAAGGATCCGCTTCAGTATTGGAATTGTAATTTGTTTTGACTTTTTGCtaatatctatttttaattagATGGAGAATGAAAGTATGATGGCCCTAAAAAAGATCGCAACATAAATGTGTGATAATATAGTATCAAAGAAATGTATCCTGATCTCAGATCTCTAATATTacattcaaaataaaaaacttaatataggaatacatttttatagggtatactagattggTCGGatagtatgtaacaggcagaaggaagcgtttccaaccccataaagtatatatattcgtgatcaggatcactagccgagtcgatctagccatgtccgtctgaccggatgaacgctgagatctcgaaaactacaagatctaggctattgggatttggcatgcagattcctgagcttcttgcgcagcgcaagtttttttcagcaaggtgccacgcccactctaacgcccacaagccgcctaaactgtggctcctacagtttcgatgctagaataaaaatgaaactgaaatgtattgttctcatcaattcCTATcaattgactcaaaaaaaattgccacgccaattttaacgcccacaaacgtaagtatgaacgcggatatctcggaaactatcaaagatagtgAAATGAGATCTCAGATTTAAATTGCGTAGCGTtgaacgcagcgcaagtttgttacgcgaatatgccacacccactctaacgcccacaagccgtgtggcgctcacaattttcatgctagataaaaaattttaaatgtaatgtattggtctcgtcaatacctatcgattgatccaaaaagtttgccacgcccactctaacgcccataacgcttaaatctgtctaccgcccacataaccatatattgagatcaatcgtaggtggcgcatttcaatctcgctttgctgcttgcatattaGCTGATTAAGGGgcatctgatagtcgaggtactcgactatagcgttcttccttgttttgtatttttttgtatatgtacaatgtacatacatatgtatgtcaATTTCccttaaaaacaaaaagcaatGACAAGAATAGAAAGTTGGCTTTTATTTAAACGTCAATTTCTTAAAACGACTTCAAAAAAGGGGCGTTCACAACTCTAGTCCGTCAACTTGGCAAGGTTAAAAAGTTTACAGGTTTGCTAAATTTGGTGTACAAATTGTTGTCTTGTCAGACTGAGGCTGTTGACTTGTCCTGCCCTGAGCCATGGGTCAGATCGTAAGCTCCATGCATATGAACGTAGCGGAGGTTTTAAGCAACCGGCGGAAACGGAAGCGAAGCACGGACTCC contains:
- the LOC119549503 gene encoding microfibril-associated glycoprotein 4-like translates to MVSIMKSIFFVISLSFLLLIELTFCSGDPVPGITKKETPEDLVSVIESLCHLLSTNNEEIADILESLKENDKIISDKDEELEKKDKIIKNLENQIRTISEEQSELTDQLLTLNRTDRCPTDSQSGIYKVKIPGLRNFEAACNKQGWMTIQRRIDGSVNFTRDWESYKNGFGDIRTEFFIGLEKLHLMTEQRPFELKITLVFANGTTTYAHYADFKIGDEASLYELVSLGSFEGTAGDSLYWSTKKKFSTFDRDNDRVSTNCALTHGGGWWFAECGYSSLNGVYSKSGIAPEGNGIHWGTAHGYNYRVSLIATEMMIRPRVF